In Homalodisca vitripennis isolate AUS2020 unplaced genomic scaffold, UT_GWSS_2.1 ScUCBcl_8356;HRSCAF=16434, whole genome shotgun sequence, the following proteins share a genomic window:
- the LOC124374418 gene encoding uncharacterized protein LOC124374418, with protein MVWRCKNCAAERRKSMRFESEAGEGRLSLEDVMKVVTEIRDSQKQYEKSFNTAIEAVNLQLAENTDAVKAQSNECSKMSNLIEALTTENSQLKKKVKELETRLEDIEQYSRSNCIEIQGIPLEPAENVLNIVKDVGRALDFDISDTMVDACHRLGVQKTGDKPPGIIVKFVRRMDKESFIQRRRVKTTLSTRHIGRKDDCPIYVNESLSPARRRLHALARKFQREKNYKFLWVRNGKIFMRKEDKAPVKVISSEEDLQRYL; from the coding sequence ATGGTGTGGAGGTGTAAGAACTGTGCAGCTGAAAGACGGAAAAGTATGCGGTTTGAGTCAGAGGCGGGCGAGGGCAGGTTATCTCTTGAAGACGTTATGAAGGTCGTCACAGAAATAAGGGACAgtcaaaaacaatatgaaaaaagttttaatactgcCATCGAAGCTGTGAATTTGCAACTTGCAGAAAATACAGATGCAGTGAAGGCTCAGAGCAACGAGTGTAGTAAAATGAGTAATCTCATAGAGGCCCTTACAACTGAAAATAGccaattaaagaaaaaagtaaaggAGTTGGAAACTCGTCTTGAAGACATTGAGCAATACTCAAGAAGCAATTGCATTGAGATTCAAGGAATTCCTCTGGAGCCTGCagaaaatgtgttaaacattGTTAAAGACGTCGGAAGGGCCTTGGACTTTGATATCTCTGACACTATGGTTGACGCATGTCACAGGTTGGGTGTACAGAAAACTGGAGACAAGCCACCAGGGATAATAGTGAAATTTGTGCGTCGCATGGACAAAGAGAGTTTTATTCAGCGGAGGCGTGTGAAGACGACCCTGTCGACCCGTCACATTGGCAGGAAGGACGATTGCCCGATCTATGTCAATGAGTCGCTGTCACCAGCTCGGAGGAGGTTACATGCATTGGCGAGGAAGTTTCAGCGTGAGAAGAACTACAAATTCCTCTGGGTCCGAAACGGGAAAATCTTCATGAGAAAAGAAGATAAAGCGCCAGTAAAGGTCATCTCGAGTGAGGAGGACTTACAACGGTATCTGTAA